CTGAATatgtcttgatttttttttctctccccttCCAGAAATATGGCTCCGCCTACCGAGGAGCCTCTGCAACGCTGCGTAACGGACTGAAAGGCGGCGAAGACCCGCTCTCTCGACGAGGCTCCCTGGGGTCCGAGCTGAAAGCCGAATTCTCACCCATGAAATATGTGGTGGAGAGTCCGTCGGAGCGCTTCTTCAGGGAGTGGTTCTCTCGACCCGCTGACCAGCAGGGCCTCTTGCTCCCCCAGCTCACACCCTCCCACATGGCCCTCTGGAAGCTCTACTTCCTCCGCTGGGTGCCGGAAGCCTGCATTTCCAAAGGGGGGTCCATCACTGCCTACCACAAGCTCTCTCAACTGGTGGACGAAATTGAGATCCTACAGAATCACCTCAGGCAGTACAAGGCACCCACCCAAAGCGGCACGCCCCTCCCCAGCCCAAAAGGgccccctgctgatcaaaggcGGATGTATTTTCAGGCCGCTTCCCCAAATGATTCCCCTCCAGAatttttctcctcttcttttcctttcacCCCTGTAGGAAACCTGTGTCGCCGCAGTATTCACGGAACCCCCATCAGCAAGTTTCTAAATGGGGCGAGGATCTGGCTCTCCACAGAGACGCTCGCTAACGACTCCCTCTGAGAATGTGCGGTTTTGTTTCAATTGCTGTTACCACTCTTAACAATGCAGATGATAACAAAACTaacttctgactttttttgtagATCTTTATAAGCTAAAATTTGCAACATTGATGCTGCTTCAAAATCTGAGGCGACAACTGGGAGAGCATAAAAAAATCGCTCCATCAATTATACAAATTAATAAATCGAGAATGCAAAAAAGTACATCCTCCTTGTTGGCCAGTGTCGTGCTACTGTGATGTGCCCTCATACTGTGAAAAATACTAaaagatgtattttattttatcccaCTTAAATCGCTCTTTTAAATTTGCCGAAGATAACCGCTCTTGTTCGCCGAGCTTGCGTGATCCACAGACTGTACGGGATTAACCCATGGTATCACGTCGTGAGATTAGTATTCAGGAGTCTCACAGTCCAGATTTTATTGCAGCAACAATGACGCATTTGACCAACACtgatttcaaatttattgtgtacCTTCCAGGAAATATGTTGACTAACGCTTTACATGGGATGTTTTTTCTAAATCCTGGGCAACACACAATATAACACTACCGCCCTGCCCTGCCAAGTGttgcaaacaaaatgcatCTATATGTGTGTTCACGTATTTCCTACAAAACATTAATACTGTTTGCTTCCAAATTCTATCACTTGTTTggtgttttgctgtttttagcAAATACTGTGGTGCGCTGAAATTTCAAATGACTTCAATCTGTGGTAAATGTATATAGTGCCTTTCAATATGAACTAATAAGGTCTTAAACCATTCCGCATTTGTTAGTTTTCTATACAAGGGCTCCCTCATGTTTTGTAACTGCTGAACCAAAGACTGGATGATGAAAATGAGTAACtggttcagtttttttttttttttatatataaatagtaAGAAGCTAGTTGTGAAAAtatttagatcaggggtgtggAACTTGTGGTGCAAGAGTAGtctaaagacaaaataaaacctcaataaaaatacattaaaccAAAAATGCTCATAAGTTTAATAactgaaagttttttttttccccttttcctcCATTCCTTTACTGTAGCCCTGGAAAGGACTTAATACAAATTCCAGTGGCCCCAGATAGGAAGAAATGTTACCCTCCCCTGATATTAGAAAGTACTGACCCATTTCACTTAAATGTAAGATTCCTTACCAATAAGTAATTGTCTAAGATGTGTGGCGGCTGTCTGACTTACAAAAATGCTATTAATTGCACATTCCACCCAATTTATGGGTCATTTTAGGGAGATTGAACATTAAGTTTGGCAATTTTTCTTCAATAGAATTTATGAGTTTGAAATCTGATATTTTAATGGTACTAAATAAGTCTAAACTTAATTTTGACTATATTTTATGGAGAGATATTTATATGATTATCATCCTCTGCTGATTCTATGATGACTGTTCTCTCTTGCACAGTTGGATCTGCCAGcagatgtatttattcatattatgCAAATTTTCTCTTGAGACGTCTTGGCTACTTTTTGTCTCTTGTGCCTTTTGGGAAACCTTTGTAACAATGCTCTTTATATATCTCACTTGTCTATTTGTGTTAGGTTCAATGGCGCGTTAAACCTTTAACAGGTACTGCACTGAGAGAGGTTTCCTGGCAGAAAAGAGGGCTCAAAGTACCTGTAACTAATCAATACattgtattttcaaatgaggAGCCTGTCtgtcttgtttctttttctcaccACATAAAGTTTTGCTGGATAAGTTGACGGTAGCTCATGAGTTACTTTATTAATACAATAATATAATTTTCTACTTTTTGTCTCATTGGAGTTTTTTTGCAAGTGATCTACTCAAACTGCAAAGgcattgttttggttttgacaAAATTGTTGAATATTTAATTCAGATATACACATATTAGAGATAAGGTCTGAACAACGATATAATTTGGTAACTGAGATTAAACTTTGCCATATATGCAGTTAAATAGGAATAAACGTGAGTAAAAGGCATTGATCATGTGGACTTCAACCGCTGATTCGGTTTGTCACAAGGCTGTCACCCCTCTaattctgaaaacaaaaaaaacttttccatAATTCTAAATTCTAAAATTTGGACGCAGCCCCACTTTTAAATACAATTGAGTGGGCGTCAATTATTTGCTATTCgtgggccgggccgggccagtCACTATCTGCATGAACGGAGGGTCCCTCGTAATCGCTCCGAAAAGCTGATAAGCAAAGAATGGATGACGTGACATCATATGCATCATCCCGAAGAATGCTGACTTCTCAATTAATTATTTGAATTATGTAAGTGCAGCGGAACActtttaatataataattaaaaaaaacaaaaaaagacagtcaTCTCGAGCGATAGAATCAACCCGGTGACGTCATCGACGAGCGCCTCCGCTGGCCTTCGAAATGGGCTCGACTTCTGAGCCTTGATTTTTGTCACACATCGCTCATCTTATCTCCTAATTTCCACTCCCTTCAGCAAAGTCCTTCCGCGATGACAATTGGAGGTAAGGCCGCGTTACTTCGCTGCGTCGCCGTGCCTAACAAGAACAAAGTGCGCATTGCTGTGGCGTTTGTGAAGAGATATGAATCGAACAGGAGTGGAGTTGAGTGAGCTAACAACGTTAGCCGAGCAGCTAACTAGCCGGAACCTGTGTCCAATAGAGCACGACACGAATATTGAACAACAAGCCTTCGAACTCCACTTTTTAAACAGCAAAACGCTTGTTGACATTAAAAGACAGCATGTACAACAACGCGCAGTTTCCGTTATATAAAGTGCTAGTTAGCCTCATCCACTACTAGTTAACGGTGTATACAGTGCCTGTGCTGTGTAACGGAGTTCTAATGACTTTTGGGCTCACTGCGTTCCAAGTCAGAACCAGGAAGCCCATAGATGTTGTCGTTGGAACACTTCCCCCCCTCCAGATAATTGAGCAAACTCATGACTGTGTTGTGCCCTTCCCACGATTGCGCTGGTTGTTACTACAGGATGACATATTCGTTTCAAAATGACGTAAACGCTTTAATATgtcattgttgttttcttaGTGTACTTTGAAATCCGTTTGTGTTTGGACTCGGTTGCATCTAGCGTTCAATTTGCTTCTAGTATATAGCTTGATCTAACTCAAGAGGTGTTGAGCAACCTTATGACACTGTCGTTGTAAAATATGGAAGCGCTTGTGTGGGTTTTATTGGTATTAGTCATCCACCCTACTAGTGCAACTTTTGGCCTATTCGTGTATAATTAAATTTGACTTGTAAACTACAGGGCTTTACTTGTAAATACTTGGCCACACTAAGTAGTAAGGTATCATGCACTAGCCCACTAGACACAAAATGCTTACTagtaattgtgtgtgtgaaaataaaagctttaTTGAAAGTGAGTGTGAGTTCACTCGTGATGGAATTAAAGTTAAATACCAAATGTCATTGATGGTCATTCCAGATAAGACAAAATAAGAATCCTTTTTGTGTGCTCCTGTTCTAGAGAGCCAAATGTGATCAGACACAATGTTGTTCAACAGTGGAGTTCCAAGTAGAAGTATGAATCGAATGCAGATAAACTACAGTAGCTTGTTAGCTAAAAACCTCAACAGCTCTTACAGTACATTGGACATGTATGTACTTATAATGCATGCTAATTATTGCATGTGATTGAGAACAGTAttgtttatataaaaaaaatagggtGTAGCATTCAATAGTTCGATTACAATATTGTCGCTTCGAGAATTGCCATGCATTACTTTCACCAAAGCAAATCCTAGATTCCAAATTATGACTTTATTGCTGATGGATTTTAACAAGACAATTCATGTTGTGCAcactgactttttaaaaaacctCTACATGTAGTTTGTGTAACGGTTACAAGACAATGAATAATTGTGATTTCATTATCAAGCAAAAATTATTGGGGTTATCATTTCACACAGTCGCCTAGTCATAAATCTATAGGCGGCAGCAGTGCAGATCTGGTGCAAGATTGTTGTCTTTGGTTTTGAGGATAAACAGCAGTGCCAGTACTACAACAGTGACAGCATCATGACCATCTATAATTCATTCCAACCActaaattaaataaagaaatctCAGTCGGCCATTCTGTCAATGTGCCCCGAGGAAAGACTTTGATTTTGTTCTCCTGCTCGTGTGTGCTTTGTTTTGCCCTTAGGAGAGCTGCCAGCGGAAGTCAGCCGGAGGATTTCAGAGCTGGTGTCTGCACGGCCCGACTGGCTTGCCAGTGTCCATTCCTACGGTGTCCAGTGAATTTACTTTGTCAGTCCCAGCGTCGCAATGAAACCAGCTCAGGAACGCAACCAGGAGTGCCTGCCTCCTAAGAAGAGGGACCTCCCTGTTAGTAACTGCGGCGGCGCTGCGGGGACACCGGCAGTTGGCTGTGCCGTTGAAAGAGGAGGAGTGGGTACGGGCGCCAGCGGCGGAGGTAGCGCTGTTGGAGAGGAGGAAGTGGGCTCCATCCCAAACTGCCTGGCCAACAACGACTCTCAGGGAGGCCCTCCGTCCGGGGAGTGGCTGCGAGCTCAGCAGGGACTTCACTACGGCGTGGACACTTCTGAGGGCGTATCAGCGGTGCCTGTCGACCAATACAGTATGCTTTATAAAGTGGCTCCACCGTCTGTTACATACTCGCCCACCAGTCCTCACACAGTGTTAAGCCACATCTCTCCAGCCTACACTGTACACTCGCCCCTCCTGCAGCATCCGGGCCTTCCTTATCCCCATTTGGGCTACACGCAGCTCCCTCATTCTTCCCTCCAGTTTGTCAGCTCCCCATACGCGGTGGTACCATACGCTTTACCCCCCGGCTTTGTCCCCGGGTCCTTAATCTCCCCCCCGGCGACCATTCGTCAGGCCCATGCCGTGTCACACCTCGTCCCTTACCCGTCTGTCATGCAAGAAGGCGTGGTCTCCCCGCCTCCTCAGGCTCAGGTCGCCGCTCATACCTTTGCCAAAGTTTCCGCATCTGGCGGCGTCCCGCTGATGCTGCCTTCGGAGCAGGCCGCCCAGCAGCACCTCGGCGCTGTCGGTGTCATGTCCGCCGCAGAGCTCAGCTCACGGGGCATGCCGGTCTACTATCACCCTCAGGGTGCCACCAGAGCCACCGCCTCCAGGGACAGCCACGGTGCGCATCAGGAAAAGGAGCCAGAGATAAATGGAGGGGATAAGGAGCAGGGGGCCAGGGAGCTATCTTTGGACTCCTCCTACCCTGGCAGGAACGCACGTGTGCAGCAGGTAGCTGCAATCTCTGCAGCGCACGAACCCAACCAGAGACGCCAGCTGAGCTCACCGGGCCATCGAAGCACTCCAGACAGTGATTTGGAGGTGAGTAATAGTCACTGGACGACCTGCTCTACCAACTGATCCACCGGCGCCCTATGACATAAATATGCCTGCACCTCACATTATTATCGTGCTTaacaatgcattttttaatggCTGGGCTAATTGGTAAAAACTGTAAAAGTGCTGATTAGCTGTAGCCTCTCTCTTGATGCATACTTGAGACAAAGCAGAACAAAATATTGCCTCCAAGTTGTCTGATCTTTAAGTTAAATTAGATTTGATTACTCATATTTAATGAGATTTCCTGGTTCTTGTTGCAGGTGCAGCAAGTCGTTGGCAGTTTGGCCTCGTGCTCCTCCAGTCAAGGTGTCAGCGGCGGGCGTAAAGAGGTCTCCTTCGCCCCTTTGAATCTGTCTCAGATTGTCCAGCGAGCCAGAGACGTTCATGGAGAAAACCCAGATCATGCGTCCGGCCGATCCAGGTACGTGGCCCAACCTGTGAGCTATGCTGATACCAGAGTAGAGCAGCAGCAACCGGCCCACGCTGTCATGCTCGCCAACGGGCAGCCGGTGCTCGTCCCTGTGGAGTATCATTCGCAGCTTCAACAACATTACCCAGCACAGGCGAATGACGGCTCTCCTAAGACCTCCTTCAAAGCTTCAGATCCTTCAGGCCAAGCGTTTCTCTCTGAGAGGGCTGTGTGTGAGCCGATCGCaccccagcagcagcagcctcccGCTGAAGTGACACAGGCTTTAGCTTCTAGCGTTGTCCCCGGCCCGGCCGCGAGCAACCCGTCCCACTTCATGAAGGGTGCCATCATCCAGCTAGCCACCGGGGAGCTGAAGCGTGTGGAGGACCTGCAGACTCAGGACTTTGTACGCAGCGCCGAGCTGAGCGGGGGGCTGAAGATCGACTCCAGCATGGTGGTGGACATTCGCGCCAGCCAACAGAGGCCCGGTCTGGTGACGCTGCATTTTACGGTGGGGGAGCAGCAGAGCAAGGTGACTATCGACGTACCCCCGGAGCaccctttttttgtgtttggccAAGGCTGGTCATCTTACAGCCCAGAGCGCACGGCGCAGCTTTACGGCCTGGCCTGCCATCAGATGCAAGTCGGGGACGTGTGCGTGTCCATCACGCTGCAGCGGCCGCCGTCACCGCAGAAAGCCACCGCGCAACCCCATCACCCCCAACAGCGGAACACGGCCAGGACGTTAAGCAAAAGCGCTTCGGCATCCGAGACCGCTCACCGGCTCATGGGGCCGCCAGCCCCGCAGCACTCGCGTCCTCAGGCTCATCTCAGGACGGAGCGCGTGCACAGGGACAGGCCGAGGGATGGCGAGAAAGAGGCCGCGGACAAGGAAGAAGCCGCTCACCACCCCGAGCCCCACGTCAGACCGAGTCGGACCTCAGGCGAGCACCCCAGGAGTCAGAGCGGCTACCGGTTGCATGCGGACGCCTCTGCCTTGGCTGGGGCCGTACTGGGCGCTTCTCAGAGACGCTGGTCCTCGCCCGGCCTCCAAAGATACAATATGAAGGGAGAGCACGGCCCGTGTCCGCAGATCAGCGCCTCGGGACACGTCCGGCCCTCATTCATACCCCAGGAGGTCAAGCTGTCCATTGAGGGCCGCTCTAATGCAGGGAAGTGACGACGGGGTTTGGTAGCACGTAGGGCTGAACGATTCATCAAATTCAAAACGACATCACAAAATAGTAGAATGCAGTTTTCAAATTGCAACATGACTGACGAGTCACACATTCCTAAGAAGCACAATCACCGGGAAAAGGTTCAGCAATCTCTTAAATCTTCACATGCTCAAAGACACAACTGATAAACAATCTCATAACGATTGCGAAATCCGGTATGATTATTTGGAGAAATTttaatagtttttattttagaactTTAACCCCAAACATACAAACTGCATGCCCATTTCTTAATTTTATGGATGAACACATTTTGCCAATAACGCCCACAACGAGCACAAATCAATACAAGTGAAAAGTTCAACTTTTATTAtattgaaagaaaatcacaaaaggACCTTGAAAATATAATCACATATTAAATTACAATTACAATATtgaggtagaaaaaaaataaataatcgcAATTTGATTTTCCTGAATCGTTCAGCCCTAGTAGCAACGGTGGGGGAGACCTACTGCAGATGGAGAAAAGAGTGTGAATGTAGCCTGAGAAtgttgaagattttttttgcacatccaactgacaaaagaaacaaacaaaaaaaaaatcttcagtcGCCCAAAGGGAAAAGTTTGTAGTTTCCAGGAAAAGTCCCCTCACACTGCATTTCTCCTCCCTCTGTCACCACTTCCTCACTGGAGGTCGCCATCTCAACGGGAACGCCCCCGGCCGGCTTCCTTATCGGACTGCACTCGGACTACTCCCGCTCGCGTTGGGAGCTGTCTCATGTTGAATCCATTCCCGGCTGTCGGCGTCTGTTACGCGACGCCGACGCACaaagcgcggcgcggcgcggcccGTCGCTCGTCTTGCAATCCAACTTGTGAAGAATCAATCACACCCTGTTTTTGTCCACTAACGCCTCTCAATGTCcgtttgtctgtttgtgtgtctttgctTAAGTGCAACAAACTGGAATCAGTGCTTGATTCATTCCAGTATCATCAGTGAGGATATccccccccctgccccccccccccccccccccgccttaCCTCAAACCTTCTTAAACAGCAGACTGGGAACTTCGGGAATAACCCGTAGAATCATGTTAGCCTTTGTCTCGAGTCTGCTCCATTACCAAAATTAAAGCAATAGAGCCCTAAGCAGGACTCTCCTCATTGGATATattgtttttccccaaaaagtcAACCTTGTCTCACCCCAACTTTAAAAAATGCTGCACTAGTCCCATCCTCCATTTAATAGGCTTGTTGATTGCTCATTTTGATCACACTTCGTCAATTTCctcacttttctttctttgtcacTGACCTTTTGCGTCACAGCGCGCCAAGGCAATACCTTTGGAAAACtgatgtgcattttttttttttatttgtattttttaaatctgtttaCAAATTAGCCAAGATGAATGCTGCAGTTTCCTCGTGCTCATTGAAGATACAGTACAAGTGCAATTAGAAGACACGCAAACGCGCCAGGGTTTTAGTAATCAGGCAGCACATCACAGACATTCCGACTgaaaaagtataaaaaaaaattttttgttTAGGTTAGGAACATGCTTTTGGTTCATATCATCTCCTGTCTGGCTGTCTTAGTGTTGTGACCAGTAAGCTTAAATGTTAGTTCAAAAAGAAGTCTGGAcacattcatattttcatgaaatgacattttcgaTAACATTTAATTGGAATAGTATATTCCTCATATGGTCTCagatttggttttctttttagaaGGAGGGACTATCTTGTAacacaaaagtagtgctttggcaCAATCTCTGCCAAGGTACTATATGGAAGTCAAGTAGGAGGTGCATTTTGTCGTGACAAAGCCCTGTCTTATGCGGTGCCATCAATTCCTCAAAAAGCGGGGTGATGCTGT
The window above is part of the Syngnathus acus chromosome 3, fSynAcu1.2, whole genome shotgun sequence genome. Proteins encoded here:
- the atxn1l gene encoding ataxin-1-like: MKPAQERNQECLPPKKRDLPVSNCGGAAGTPAVGCAVERGGVGTGASGGGSAVGEEEVGSIPNCLANNDSQGGPPSGEWLRAQQGLHYGVDTSEGVSAVPVDQYSMLYKVAPPSVTYSPTSPHTVLSHISPAYTVHSPLLQHPGLPYPHLGYTQLPHSSLQFVSSPYAVVPYALPPGFVPGSLISPPATIRQAHAVSHLVPYPSVMQEGVVSPPPQAQVAAHTFAKVSASGGVPLMLPSEQAAQQHLGAVGVMSAAELSSRGMPVYYHPQGATRATASRDSHGAHQEKEPEINGGDKEQGARELSLDSSYPGRNARVQQVAAISAAHEPNQRRQLSSPGHRSTPDSDLEVQQVVGSLASCSSSQGVSGGRKEVSFAPLNLSQIVQRARDVHGENPDHASGRSRYVAQPVSYADTRVEQQQPAHAVMLANGQPVLVPVEYHSQLQQHYPAQANDGSPKTSFKASDPSGQAFLSERAVCEPIAPQQQQPPAEVTQALASSVVPGPAASNPSHFMKGAIIQLATGELKRVEDLQTQDFVRSAELSGGLKIDSSMVVDIRASQQRPGLVTLHFTVGEQQSKVTIDVPPEHPFFVFGQGWSSYSPERTAQLYGLACHQMQVGDVCVSITLQRPPSPQKATAQPHHPQQRNTARTLSKSASASETAHRLMGPPAPQHSRPQAHLRTERVHRDRPRDGEKEAADKEEAAHHPEPHVRPSRTSGEHPRSQSGYRLHADASALAGAVLGASQRRWSSPGLQRYNMKGEHGPCPQISASGHVRPSFIPQEVKLSIEGRSNAGK